A section of the Melopsittacus undulatus isolate bMelUnd1 chromosome 3, bMelUnd1.mat.Z, whole genome shotgun sequence genome encodes:
- the MAP10 gene encoding LOW QUALITY PROTEIN: microtubule-associated protein 10 (The sequence of the model RefSeq protein was modified relative to this genomic sequence to represent the inferred CDS: inserted 1 base in 1 codon; substituted 3 bases at 3 genomic stop codons), which translates to MFELEVLVEAVRVAAPGPMVCPAVTLRLLDFPTLLLRPATGAQPLRPGRAFPFGRGKRCLFRWCRGSLCAALRRRPLRVLLLALPAGLGPGPSRLLGSCGVSLAPVAAELLQQPGAPASCCRRGRFPLRDTAGRPVGELVLRYRLSSLEAGEQPSPPSPVSPRAATPPATSPEPGSEEEEEEAGEELEGNIFCPPMLYYSHEPAKPHMPPAAAAAGQWERVEAWGPQEKGKDQSPPRPSAGPSLLHPASPPQLCSVLGQLPVLSALMAELSVLTHSAMPGAVHPPLAWLYQAPGSNGIASQAPSPSHSSALKPAEAPVGPGESTGAANPQLKQGHQEAISVASSQVGRASMKAVPQVEMGSARNCGTKENRPPRKKLLYGLTNTLRLRLQQTNPDKLIIHERREQYRKKQIQMMKERSPLSNRKLVRSAGEQHVISYRHCSKGDSSKHNNQFNKAIQTALQNSALPESISVTQDMSPDLQKQATAGLLKSDETASKEHPCKISTAPLLEETVLKPAHKEMHEKTELPEALPSDANAKKSNEEAIHFIHPKTTEHDNVSVISDHKPGPSRSAEDNSEFIYSDDFVTSPENTVYSEDFTSAECTDRDSEALDSNPEPLWPESPKQGCSDTELESSRSRISKTSLRAESTSDLLPVPSALSPVQSLKKHRDLKISKRTSSESIDSLNLVXTEVLLLDGEQEAXXISFTLNPLCLISLSSSRKKGDQHVKQVSMLRSKKVDSHTDLNIGKGQTSAGKSQSVTQVSSCCXNMSDLELSVLENSMPKRMIFFGGESMSASQARKREDR; encoded by the exons ATGTTCGAGCTGGAGGTGTTGGTGGAGGCGGTGCGGGTGGCGGCGCCGGGCCCCATGGTGTGCCCGGCCGTAACGCTGCGCCTCTTGGACTTCCCCACACTCCTGCTGCGCCCCGCCACCGGAGCACAGCCCctgcggccgggccgggccttCCCCTTCGGCCGCGGCAAGCGCTGCCTCTTCCGCTGGTGCCGGGGCTCACTCTGCGCCGCGCTCCGCCGCCGGCCGCTCCGCGTCCTGCTCCTGGCGCTGCCCGCCGGGCTCGGCCCAGGGCCCTCCCGCCTCCTCGGCAGCTGTGGTGTGTCCTTGGCCCCCGTCGCCGCTGAGTTGCTGCAGCAGCCCGGGGCGCCTGCCTCCTGCTGTCGCCGCGGCCGCTTCCCTTTGCGGGACACTGCGGGCCGCCCCGTCGGGGAACTGGTACTGCGCTACCGGCTCAGCAGCCTGGAGGCGGGTGAGCAGCCGTCCCCGCCGAGCCCCGTTAGCCCCCGCGCTGCCACTCCGCCTGCCACCTCCCCTGAGCCGGGgagcgaggaggaggaggaggaggcgggcGAGGAGCTGGAGGGCAACATCTTTTGCCCTCCCATGCTCTATTACAGCCATGAGCCTGCTAAGCCACATatgccaccagcagcagcggctGCAGGGCAGTGGGAACGTGTCGAGGCCTGGGGACCACAGGAGAAAGGCAAGGACCAGAGCCCCCCACGTCCCAGTGCTGGGCCCTCGTTGCTGCACCCAGCCAGCCctccacagctctgcagtgtcCTGGGGCAGCTGCCGGTACTTAGTGCCTTGATGGCGGAGTTGTCAGTGCTCACCCACAGTGCTATGCCTGGTGCTGTGCATCCCCCTCTTGCCTGGCTCTACCAGGCTCCAGGAAGCAATGGCATTGCCTCAcaggctcccagccccagccattCCTCTGCCCTCAAGCCTGCAGAGGCACCTGTGGGGCCTGGTGAGAGCACTGGAGCTGCCAACCCTCAACTCAAGCAAGGCCATCAAGAGGCCATCTCTGTAGCATCTTCTCAGGTTGGGAGAGCATCTATGAAAGCTGTACCCCAGGTGGAGATGGGCTCTGCAAGGAACTGTGGAACTAAGGAAAACAGACCTCCCAGAAAGAAATTGTTGTATGGGCTGACAAATACACTGAGGCTACGGCTGCAGCAAACCAACCCTGATAAACTGATAATTCATGAAAGGAGAGAGCAGtacagaaaaaagcaaatacagatgATGAAGGAGAGAAGCCCTTTATCCAACAGAAAGCTGGTCAGAagtgctggagagcagcatgTGATTTCTTACAGGCATTGTAGCAAGGGAGACAGTTCAAAGCATAATAATCAGTTCAATAAAGCTATTCAGACTGCATTACAAAACAGTGCTCTCCCAGAGTCCATTTCTGTGACACAAGATATGTCCCCTGACCTGCAGAAACAAGCCACTGCAGGTCTATTGAAGAGTGATGAAACTGCAAGCAAGGAACATCCATGCAAAATATCTACAGCCCCCTTACTGGAGGAAACTGTATTAAAACCTGCTCACAAGGAAATGCATGAAAAAACGGAACTCCCAGAAGCTCTCCCATCAGATGCTAATGCAAAGAAAAGTAATGAGGAGGCAATACACTTCATCCATCCTAAAACAACGGAGCATGATAATGTGTCTGTAATAAGTGATCATAAACCAGGCCCCAGCAGGAGTGCTGAAGACAACTCTGAATTTATTTACTCAGATGACTTTGTTACTAGTCCTGAGAACACAGTTTATTCAGAAGatttcaccagtgctgagtgtACGGACAGAGACTCGGAAGCTCTTGACAGTAATCCTGAACCTCTGTGGCCTGAAAGCCCAAAGCAAGGTTGCTCAGACACAGAGCTGGAATCCAGCAGGTCCAGAATTTCAAAGACAAGTCTAAGAGCTGAAAGTACTTCAGATCTTCTGCCAGTTCCTTCAGCTTTATCTCCAGTCCAGTCTTTGAAGAAACACCGTGACTTAAAAATCAGCAAAAGAACTAGCAGTGAATCTATTGATTCTCTTAACCTTGTTTGAACAGAGGTGTTGTTGTTAGATGGAGAGCAGGAAGCCTGATAGATCAGCTTCACATTGAACCCCTTATgtttgatcagcctgtca TCGTCAAGGAAGAAGGGTGATCAGCATGTTAAACAAGTATCTATGCTGAGAAGCAAAAAAGTTGATTCTCATACTGATCTGAATATAGGAAAGGGGCAGACCTCTGCAGGAAAAAGCCAGTCAGTAACTCAAGTTAGCTCTTGCT TTAACATGTCTGATCTTGAACTTAGTGTCCTGGAAAATAGTATGCCAAAGaggatgattttttttgggggggaaagtATGTCTGCTTCACaggcaagaaaaagagaagacagatgA